The Pyrenophora tritici-repentis strain M4 chromosome 8, whole genome shotgun sequence genome contains a region encoding:
- a CDS encoding Retrotrans-gag domain containing protein — translation MSSPGDTNMTTNDSNQLLQSLLQRLEDMSTRMERLEASSHEPPQTPGHNTDATTDPTPTSETSNTSVPIIPKPRHSLPHPPTFGGNKSQWRGWKLEMEGKIEEDAQAIGSLKAQLRYVYMRLDGAAKTNVTTYYEIQVKEESPNPFKLLDRLELLYGERNRKEKAIQNLYSIRQKDDETFISFYPRFEKEMANADAESWPEHTKISYLRNALSGRIKDRLVGTSGTETSTYARFAQKCVDLSNDMELFGQWTKTTRRYGSRTAENAPTYEPPAKSNNATLTAASPEDMMEWEPTQPTTTQVNAVGLRGKTNMNGYPSRRPEDRELIGKRAKWVNQEEIDARRQERRCLRCGRNNCRIATCPLAAALRPTHVSVKTAKSTVVTKAAVEEEDPEDSEAEQ, via the coding sequence ATGAGCTCCCCCGGGGATACTAACATGACGACGAACGATTCGAACCAGCTGTTACAGTCGCTACTACAGAGACTTGAAGACATGAGCACTAGGATGGAGAGGCTGGAAGCATCATCGCACGAGCCACCTCAAACGCCTGGTCACAATACAGACGCCACCACTGATCCGACGCCAACCTCCGAGACTTCGAACACATCTGTGCCTATAATCCCAAAGCCGCGGCACAGCTTACCCCACCCGCCTACGTTTGGTGGAAACAAATCacaatggcgaggatggaagctagagatggagggcaagatcgaagaagacgcgcaAGCTATTGGAAGCCTAAAAGCTCAGCTACGCTACGTCTACATGCGTCTTGATGGGGCAGCGAAAACCAACGTTACAACATACTACGAGATACAAGTTAAAGAAGAATCGCCAAACCCTTTCAAGCTGCTTGACCGCCTTGAACTCCTCTACGGCGAACGAAATCGGAAGGAGAAAGCCATTCAGAACCTCTACTCTATACGCCAGAAGGACGACGAGACGTTTATTTCCTTCTATCCACggtttgagaaagagatggcCAACGCTGACGCAGAAAGCTGGCCTGAGCATACGAAGATATCCTACTTACGAAATGCATTAAGTGGTAGGATAAAGGATAGGCTTGTTGGTACATCAGGGACAGAAACAAGCACATACGCAAGGTTCGCTCAGAAGTGTGTAGATCTTAGCAACGACATGGAGTTGTTCGGCCAATGGACGAAAACAACCCGTCGTTACGGTAGCCGAACTGCTGAAAATGCACCAACCTATGAACCACCAGCAAAATCGAATAATGCCACTCTCACAGCAGCTTCCCCTGAAGACATGATGGAATGGGAACCTACGCAGCCTACAACTACCCAAGTGAACGCTGTCGGCCTCCGCGGCAAGACCAACATGAATGGATATCCATCTAGGCGTCCTGAGGACCGAGAACTTATTGGAAAACGAGCAAAATGGGTCAACCAAGAGGAAATCGATGCTCGACGCCAGGAACGACGCTGTCTTCGATGCGGCCGCAACAATTGCCGAATAGCTACATGCCCGTTGGCAGCCGCTCTACGACCAACTCACGTTAGCGTCAAGACAGCAAAGAGTACTGTGGTCACCAAGGCAGctgtagaggaggaagatcCAGAAGACTCCGAAGCAGAGCAATAG